The following are encoded in a window of Deinococcus sp. YIM 134068 genomic DNA:
- a CDS encoding aldo/keto reductase, protein MQYAILGSSGIRVSRISLGTATFGVAPTAEHTDRLIGEALNLGINFIDTADVYGNMPVFDRPGAPAAADREPAERLLGRALRGRRDEVVIATKSSGIVGHGVNDRGLSRRHIIRQVETSLRRLETDYIDLYYAHDPDPDTPLEQTLAVYDDLIRQGKIRYVGLSNHPAWQVTRALWIADDRRLNAPVAVQVKYNLIDRAAERELAPACAQFGLSIIPYAPLHGGLLADLGVLKRDVVGDQRFQGMGFPESEIAVARTVERLSHEWGHQPYQVSLAWLLSRPAVASVIVGAETPDELRANATAADVQLEPAQRDALTALVNEPAAFEHRAGDGPE, encoded by the coding sequence ATGCAGTACGCCATCCTCGGTTCCAGCGGCATCAGAGTCTCCCGTATCTCGCTCGGCACCGCCACTTTTGGTGTAGCACCGACGGCGGAGCATACCGACCGGCTCATTGGCGAAGCGCTCAACCTCGGTATCAACTTCATCGACACCGCCGACGTCTATGGAAACATGCCTGTCTTCGACCGGCCCGGTGCCCCCGCCGCTGCCGACCGGGAACCCGCCGAACGACTCCTGGGCCGGGCCCTTCGTGGTCGCCGCGACGAGGTGGTGATCGCCACCAAATCCAGTGGAATCGTCGGGCACGGAGTCAACGACCGCGGCTTGTCGCGCCGCCATATCATCCGCCAGGTCGAAACGAGTCTGCGCCGCCTGGAGACCGATTACATCGACCTGTACTACGCCCACGACCCCGACCCGGACACGCCGCTGGAGCAGACCCTCGCGGTGTATGACGATCTCATCCGGCAGGGCAAGATCCGTTACGTCGGCCTGAGCAACCACCCCGCCTGGCAGGTCACGCGTGCCCTGTGGATCGCCGACGATCGTCGCCTGAACGCGCCCGTCGCAGTGCAGGTGAAGTACAACCTCATCGACCGGGCCGCTGAACGCGAACTCGCGCCAGCCTGTGCGCAGTTCGGGCTGTCGATCATCCCCTACGCACCGCTGCACGGCGGCCTGCTCGCTGATCTTGGTGTGCTCAAGCGCGACGTCGTCGGCGACCAGCGGTTCCAGGGAATGGGGTTTCCCGAGTCCGAGATCGCCGTTGCTCGCACGGTAGAGCGGCTCAGCCACGAATGGGGGCACCAGCCGTATCAGGTCTCGCTCGCCTGGCTGCTGTCGCGCCCGGCGGTCGCGTCGGTGATCGTCGGTGCCGAGACTCCGGACGAGCTCCGCGCGAACGCGACCGCGGCCGATGTCCAGCTCGAACCGGCGCAACGCGACGCGCTCACGGCGCTCGTGAACGAACCGGCAGCCTTCGAGCACCGAGCTGGTGACGGGCCGGAATAG
- a CDS encoding IS630 family transposase, protein MQQHPADQLVFVDESSTHLAMTPLYARTPRGKRAYGAVPRNKGANISLLAALTRQGMTAALTVPGAVDGIVFERYIEHVLLPELSPGQTVVMDNLSVHKRARVAQLLHDHGCTLRFLPTSSPDLAPIEGGFSKVKTLVRRDQPRTREALDQSIGRALAAVSTDDAQGWFQRCGYLLTRQPL, encoded by the coding sequence ATGCAACAACACCCCGCAGACCAGCTCGTGTTCGTCGATGAAAGCAGTACGCATCTGGCCATGACGCCGCTGTACGCGCGAACACCACGCGGGAAGCGCGCCTATGGTGCGGTTCCCAGAAACAAGGGTGCCAACATCAGTCTGCTGGCCGCCCTGACCCGTCAGGGGATGACGGCGGCCCTGACCGTCCCCGGGGCCGTGGATGGGATAGTCTTCGAGCGCTACATCGAACACGTTCTGCTTCCTGAGTTGTCTCCTGGACAGACGGTGGTGATGGACAATCTCAGCGTGCACAAGAGGGCACGCGTCGCGCAACTCCTGCACGACCACGGCTGCACCCTCCGGTTTCTGCCCACCTCCTCCCCCGACCTGGCCCCCATTGAGGGTGGGTTCAGTAAGGTCAAGACGCTGGTTCGCCGTGACCAACCCAGGACCAGAGAAGCGCTCGACCAATCGATTGGTCGAGCGCTGGCTGCCGTTTCCACGGACGATGCCCAAGGCTGGTTTCAACGCTGTGGCTACCTCCTGACTCGGCAACCCTTATGA
- a CDS encoding helix-turn-helix domain-containing protein, whose amino-acid sequence MKPYSEDLRQRVMARLQAGDRVKVVAQRYNVDPRTVERWRTRQREEGHVRPHPIPGRPRKLDAAQEQRLAEQSDQHPDETLAQHTQRLAQEQQLQVSRQTVGRLLLRQGRTRKKDAVCQ is encoded by the coding sequence ATGAAGCCGTACTCAGAAGACCTGCGGCAACGTGTGATGGCCCGGTTACAGGCAGGAGATCGGGTCAAGGTGGTGGCGCAGCGGTACAACGTCGATCCCCGAACGGTGGAACGCTGGCGTACACGCCAGCGAGAGGAGGGCCATGTGCGTCCTCACCCCATCCCGGGACGACCCCGCAAACTGGACGCCGCTCAAGAGCAGCGCCTGGCAGAGCAGAGCGACCAACATCCCGACGAGACGTTGGCCCAGCACACCCAGCGGCTGGCACAAGAACAGCAACTTCAGGTGTCACGGCAGACGGTGGGACGACTGTTGTTACGCCAGGGACGGACGAGAAAAAAAGACGCTGTATGCCAGTGA
- a CDS encoding class II aldolase/adducin family protein, protein MPLPEPFPELDELITSIGEAGHRVAAMDASEGGAGNLSVCLGWPVEVRRRFPNGEDFTLPQPAPNLAGRVVLVTGSGRRLRDIRQDPEANLAAVVMGEDGRTARLYTSPRRLFERVTSEFNSHLAVHDDQVGRSGTNFHAVVHAQPPHLTYLSHIAAYRDIRTLNEKLLRWQPETIVNLPEGVGVLPFILPGSPALMAANIEALREHRVVLWSKHGVMARSDVSITRAVDRVEYAETAAKYEHLDLTSGGKGEGLSRDELREVVEAFGVPTKLI, encoded by the coding sequence ATGCCACTTCCTGAACCCTTTCCGGAACTCGACGAACTCATCACTTCCATCGGCGAGGCCGGACACCGTGTGGCCGCGATGGACGCCAGTGAAGGGGGGGCCGGGAACCTCTCGGTCTGCCTCGGCTGGCCGGTCGAGGTGCGCCGCCGCTTCCCCAACGGCGAGGACTTCACCCTGCCGCAACCCGCCCCGAACCTCGCCGGACGGGTCGTGCTCGTCACCGGCTCCGGGCGCAGGTTGCGCGACATCCGCCAGGACCCCGAGGCGAACCTGGCAGCCGTCGTGATGGGTGAGGATGGCCGCACCGCCCGGCTGTACACGTCCCCGAGGCGGCTGTTCGAGCGGGTGACGAGCGAGTTCAACTCGCACCTCGCCGTACACGACGACCAGGTGGGGCGCTCCGGCACGAACTTCCACGCGGTGGTGCACGCTCAGCCGCCGCACCTGACCTACCTAAGCCATATCGCCGCCTACCGGGACATCCGCACCCTCAACGAGAAGCTGCTGCGCTGGCAGCCGGAGACCATCGTGAACCTGCCCGAGGGCGTGGGCGTGCTGCCGTTCATCCTGCCGGGCTCCCCGGCCTTGATGGCCGCGAACATTGAGGCGCTCCGCGAGCACCGGGTGGTGCTGTGGAGCAAGCACGGCGTGATGGCGCGCTCGGACGTGAGCATCACCCGAGCGGTGGACCGGGTGGAGTACGCGGAGACGGCCGCGAAGTACGAGCACCTCGACCTCACGAGTGGGGGAAAAGGCGAGGGCCTTTCCCGGGACGAACTACGTGAAGTGGTGGAGGCCTTTGGCGTGCCCACCAAGCTGATCTGA
- a CDS encoding LutC/YkgG family protein codes for MNGGAKLDILTRINRTHARQQEPFARVPVRPSARPHAEVVEQFAEFAAEYRANVVRVDAGRLPEAIRAALLVHGNERAVVPHDLPEEWLPAGLAVTRDITGVTDLTPFQAVITGAAVAIAESGTVVLDHGPGQGRRALTLVPDHHLCVVREMQVVDSLPEAVARLRESVLAGQPLTWISGPSATSDIELSRVEGVHGPRVLDILLVQEDTHATS; via the coding sequence GTGAACGGCGGGGCGAAGCTCGACATCCTGACGCGCATCAACCGCACCCATGCCCGGCAACAGGAACCGTTCGCGCGGGTACCCGTCCGTCCCTCGGCCCGTCCCCATGCCGAGGTCGTGGAGCAGTTCGCCGAGTTCGCCGCCGAGTACCGGGCGAATGTCGTGCGGGTGGACGCAGGCAGATTGCCAGAGGCCATCCGGGCCGCTCTCCTCGTGCATGGGAACGAACGGGCGGTGGTTCCGCACGACCTCCCGGAAGAGTGGCTCCCTGCCGGGCTCGCCGTGACCCGGGACATAACCGGAGTGACGGACCTGACACCCTTTCAAGCGGTGATCACGGGTGCGGCGGTCGCAATCGCGGAAAGTGGCACGGTGGTCCTCGACCACGGCCCTGGGCAAGGCAGGCGGGCCCTGACGCTGGTGCCCGACCATCACCTCTGCGTCGTGCGTGAGATGCAGGTCGTGGACAGCTTGCCGGAAGCCGTCGCACGCCTTCGAGAGAGCGTCCTGGCGGGCCAACCCCTCACCTGGATCAGTGGGCCGAGCGCGACCTCGGACATCGAACTCAGCCGCGTGGAGGGTGTGCACGGCCCCCGCGTGCTCGACATTCTCCTCGTGCAGGAGGACACCCATGCCACTTCCTGA